The genomic segment GTGATAACAAAATAATGATTAAGCTTGCAAAATCTAGTTTGAGACAATTATTTGTAAGTTTTAATACAATACTAGAAGACTTTACATCGGTAACTCTTAAGTCATTAAAAAAGTATAAAATAGGTATGACTTTAAATGATAGTTTGGAAGTGTTAAAAGAGGAAAAAGTACTTGATGCTGAGTTGTTCAACTTTTTAGAAAAATCAAGACTCCTTAGAAATAGAATTTCACATAGATATAAAGAACCAGCACATGCAGAATTATTTGAGCATGTTGTAAAGTATAATGATGATTTTAAGAAAATTTTAAATATTGCAAAACAGTATTTAAAAGAGTAAGTAGGGGAAAAGATGCTAGAAGATTTAATCAGTGTTTTAGATAATGTAATATATTTAGATATAGAAACAACTGGACTTGATGAAACATGCTCAGAAATTATAGAAATTGGAGCTGTTAAGGTTAAGGATGGAGTTATAACTACTTATAATACATTAATAAGACCAAGAGGACGCGTTCCAATAAGTATTTACAGTCTCTGCAGTGATCTAAAGGAGGCAGATTTACTAAGTGCTAGAAGTTTGAATTCTATAAAACAAGAAGTACTGGAGTTTTTAGAAGATTTACCTTTAATATGCCACAATGCAAATTTTGAAAGAAAATTTTTATCTTTTTATATTCCTGAAATAAAAAATACAATAATGGATTCTATGGAGCTTGCAATAATTTTAGAACCATGGAGAAAGGAATATAATTTAAATTCTTTAATTAAAGAAATTACTAATTTAAATAAGGATGAGTTACATAGAGGACTATCAGATTCAATAGATACCTTAAAAGTAGTTAATTCACTACTTTTAAGGCAATGGAATAGAGAAGAAAACAGCAGAAAAAAGAATAAATCTCTGCATAATCTAATTGTTAAGGAATATCAGCATTTACAAAAATGGCCATGGACTAAGCATTTATTGAAGCCTCCTTTTTTCATTGAGGAAGGTTATACATATGTAAATTACCTAGAGAACAAAGAAGAGGAACTTAATCTAAAGAAAATTCCTATAGATTATTTGAAATATGAAGATTTACTTGAAAATGAAGAGATATGGAATAATGGCGGAGATTTTGGATACCAGTATAGAAAAGATCAAAAGGAATTTGCAAAAAAGATAAGAGAAAACTTTGAAAAAGGTGAGAGGATATTTATAGAGGCACCAACAGGAAGCGGGAAAACTTTTGCGTATGTAATAATAGCGGCTATTGAAACGTACCTAAATAAGCAGAAAAATAGAAAAGATGATGCTAGCTTTATTATATCTACTAATACAAAGGAATTACAAAATCAACTTATTGAGAGAGATATTCCTACTATACTTAAAAAATTAAGATTAGATGATAAATTAAATTATGGTGCTATGAAAGGGAAAGGAAATTATCTTTGCATAGAAAGAATAAATAAATGTGAAGAATTTCAGATGGATGAAAAAGGGAATCTAGCATTACTTTTTCTAAGGAGACTTTGTGAAAATGGTAATTATGGAGATATAGAAAATATAAATTATCTAGTGCAAAAACATCTGGAATTGGATAAGTACATAAGGGAAGTTAATTGTGATAGTGAACAATGTAAGCTTGATAAATGTACAAGGGCTTGTTTTTTAAGAAAAAGGTATAATGAGCTGCCTGAGGAAAACATCACAGTTATTAATCATTCTCTTTTAGCATGCTGGCCATATACTGAAAAGAAAAAAATTAACCACATAATTATTGATGAGGGTCATAACTTAATGGAAAAGTGTTATGATTTTTTTGCTGAGGAATTTTCTTCAGCTGAATTTATACAATTGCTAGATCTTATAGATAAAGGTCATCCAAGTATTATAGCTATGCTTTTAACTTTAAATGCCAGCTTTGGTTATAGGGAAACCATAGAAAAAGATAAAATTATGTATTTAGTAAATGATATTATAGTGAATATAAACATATTATTAAATGATTTTAGAAGCTTAAGACTTATCAGCGGAGAATATAATTTTACTACTGAATTTTTCCTTCCAAGAGAAGATTTAAAAGGAATAACAAAGGCCATAGGATCTGAGATATCAGTTTTGAAAGAAAGTATATATCCACTATATAAGATGTTAAATGATTATATTTATAATATAACTTTAGATGACGAAATAGACGGGGATAATGATCACAAGAATTTATCTGATTATATAGCAAAGCTTAAGGGTGCATTTGATGTTTTAGATAAGTTTTTAGAAAGCTCAGTATTCTATGCAAAAATATTAGAAGTAGACTCAGAATATAAATCATTCACACTTAAAAATGTTCCTTTAAATGTTGGAGAGCTAGTTAATGAACATATGTTAAAAGATGTTAAAAGTACAACGTTCTTATCGGCAACATTGAGAATAGAAAATTCTTTTAATAAAATGAAAAAGCATTTAGGACAGGAAAAGGCAAAGGAATTTATAATTCCACCAACTTTTGATTTAAAGAAAAGGACTAA from the Clostridium beijerinckii genome contains:
- a CDS encoding HepT-like ribonuclease domain-containing protein codes for the protein MNQERLIKIVEDFQECISDIDECIEILKNNSDNKIMIKLAKSSLRQLFVSFNTILEDFTSVTLKSLKKYKIGMTLNDSLEVLKEEKVLDAELFNFLEKSRLLRNRISHRYKEPAHAELFEHVVKYNDDFKKILNIAKQYLKE
- a CDS encoding helicase C-terminal domain-containing protein, coding for MLEDLISVLDNVIYLDIETTGLDETCSEIIEIGAVKVKDGVITTYNTLIRPRGRVPISIYSLCSDLKEADLLSARSLNSIKQEVLEFLEDLPLICHNANFERKFLSFYIPEIKNTIMDSMELAIILEPWRKEYNLNSLIKEITNLNKDELHRGLSDSIDTLKVVNSLLLRQWNREENSRKKNKSLHNLIVKEYQHLQKWPWTKHLLKPPFFIEEGYTYVNYLENKEEELNLKKIPIDYLKYEDLLENEEIWNNGGDFGYQYRKDQKEFAKKIRENFEKGERIFIEAPTGSGKTFAYVIIAAIETYLNKQKNRKDDASFIISTNTKELQNQLIERDIPTILKKLRLDDKLNYGAMKGKGNYLCIERINKCEEFQMDEKGNLALLFLRRLCENGNYGDIENINYLVQKHLELDKYIREVNCDSEQCKLDKCTRACFLRKRYNELPEENITVINHSLLACWPYTEKKKINHIIIDEGHNLMEKCYDFFAEEFSSAEFIQLLDLIDKGHPSIIAMLLTLNASFGYRETIEKDKIMYLVNDIIVNINILLNDFRSLRLISGEYNFTTEFFLPREDLKGITKAIGSEISVLKESIYPLYKMLNDYIYNITLDDEIDGDNDHKNLSDYIAKLKGAFDVLDKFLESSVFYAKILEVDSEYKSFTLKNVPLNVGELVNEHMLKDVKSTTFLSATLRIENSFNKMKKHLGQEKAKEFIIPPTFDLKKRTKIFALKDVGRYDEPSYIKNVSKFIYNTALKINGHILVLFNNNARRTAVSEELELLTRGTKIEVHMSKKSVRALNDKNRQVIILGSKGFFEGIDVPGDALSCVMLDKIPNYSPEYPILRAITTYQKKGYQDVNYPQVCIKAKQIYGRLIRSTFDYGYFIILDPGQNSYTIRNLERDLNGPSIEFSTTTKVLSEMEFDYNNWRRNNINIIINNIKKNNRSIEDEFNNEAKKHKLFWELLKVENGMYYFENINFKLNGKI